One Dromiciops gliroides isolate mDroGli1 chromosome 3, mDroGli1.pri, whole genome shotgun sequence DNA segment encodes these proteins:
- the CFAP97D2 gene encoding uncharacterized protein CFAP97D2, translating to MKFCVKVTPLSEEVKRPTKKFKMHRSCHPMFNYFENIFNQKSWERAYRDHRRKVETAKAVVDCGPPLIYNHIQLNLKKFKKETERLRSIERENRWLMERIAFIMRTQDACDILNEYRQRW from the exons ATGAAGTTTTGTGTTAAAGTGACACCTCTCTCTGAAGAGGTTAAGAGACCCACCAAAAAGTTTAAAATGCATCGTTCCTGCCATCCTATGTTTAATTACTTTGAAAATATATTCAACCAGAAATCATGGGAGAGAGCTTACAGAGACCACAGGAGAAAG GTTGAGACTGCCAAAGCAGTAGTGGATTGTGGTCCTCCTTTGATCTACAATCATATTCAACTCAATCTAAAGAAATTCAAG AAGGAGACAGAAAGGCTTCGATCCATTGAGAGAGAAAATCGCTGGCTGATGGAGAGGATAGCTTTCATCATGAGGACCCAGGATGCCTGTGACATCTTAAATGAGTACAGACAAAGATGGTAA